In a single window of the Streptomyces sp. HUAS ZL42 genome:
- the groL gene encoding chaperonin GroEL (60 kDa chaperone family; promotes refolding of misfolded polypeptides especially under stressful conditions; forms two stacked rings of heptamers to form a barrel-shaped 14mer; ends can be capped by GroES; misfolded proteins enter the barrel where they are refolded when GroES binds) — translation MAKIIAFDEEARRGLERGMNQLADAVKVTLGPKGRNVVLEKKWGAPTITNDGVSIAKEIELEDPYEKIGAELVKEVAKKTDDVAGDGTTTATVLAQALVKEGLRNVAAGANPMALKRGIEKAVEAVSAALLEQAKDVETKEQIASTASISAADTQIGELIAEAMDKVGKEGVITVEESQTFGLELELTEGMRFDKGYISAYFATDMERMEAVLDDPYILIANSKISSVKDLLPLLEKVMQSGKPLLIIAEDVEGEALSTLVVNKIRGTFKSVAVKAPGFGDRRKAMLNDIAILTGGEVISEEVGLKLENTSLDLLGKARKVVITKDETTIVDGAGSSDQVAGRVNQIRAEIENSDSDYDREKLQERLAKLAGGVAVIKAGAATEVELKERKHRIEDAVRNAKAAVEEGIVAGGGVALLQTTNVFEKLELEGDEATGAQAVKLALEAPLKQIAVNAGLEGGVVVEKVRNLTPGHGLNAATGEYVDLVKEGIIDPAKVTRSALQNAASIAALFLTTEAVIADKPEKAAAPAGGGMPGGDMDF, via the coding sequence ATGGCCAAGATCATCGCGTTCGACGAGGAGGCGCGGCGCGGCCTCGAGCGCGGCATGAACCAGCTCGCGGACGCCGTCAAGGTGACCCTCGGCCCCAAGGGCCGCAACGTCGTCCTCGAGAAGAAGTGGGGCGCCCCCACGATCACCAACGACGGTGTCTCCATCGCCAAGGAGATCGAGCTCGAGGACCCGTACGAGAAGATCGGCGCCGAGCTGGTCAAGGAAGTCGCCAAGAAGACGGACGACGTCGCCGGTGACGGTACGACCACCGCGACCGTTCTCGCCCAGGCCCTGGTCAAGGAGGGTCTGCGCAACGTAGCCGCCGGCGCCAACCCGATGGCCCTCAAGCGCGGTATCGAGAAGGCCGTCGAGGCCGTCTCCGCCGCCCTGCTCGAGCAGGCCAAGGACGTCGAGACCAAGGAGCAGATCGCCTCCACGGCCTCCATCTCCGCCGCCGACACCCAGATCGGCGAGCTCATCGCCGAGGCGATGGACAAGGTCGGCAAGGAAGGCGTCATCACCGTCGAGGAGTCGCAGACCTTCGGTCTGGAGCTCGAGCTCACCGAGGGCATGCGCTTCGACAAGGGTTACATCTCGGCGTACTTCGCGACCGACATGGAGCGTATGGAGGCCGTCCTCGACGACCCGTACATCCTGATCGCGAACTCCAAGATCTCCTCGGTCAAGGACCTGCTTCCGCTCCTGGAGAAGGTCATGCAGTCGGGCAAGCCGCTGCTGATCATCGCCGAGGACGTCGAGGGCGAGGCCCTGTCGACCCTGGTCGTCAACAAGATCCGCGGCACCTTCAAGTCCGTCGCGGTCAAGGCCCCGGGCTTCGGTGACCGCCGCAAGGCGATGCTGAACGACATCGCCATCCTCACCGGCGGCGAGGTCATCTCCGAGGAGGTCGGTCTCAAGCTCGAGAACACCTCCCTGGACCTGCTGGGCAAGGCCCGCAAGGTCGTCATCACCAAGGACGAGACCACCATCGTCGACGGTGCCGGCTCCTCCGACCAGGTCGCGGGCCGCGTGAACCAGATCCGCGCCGAGATCGAGAACAGCGACTCCGACTACGACCGCGAGAAGCTGCAGGAGCGCCTGGCGAAGCTGGCCGGCGGCGTGGCCGTCATCAAGGCCGGTGCCGCCACCGAGGTGGAGCTCAAGGAGCGCAAGCACCGCATCGAGGACGCCGTCCGCAACGCCAAGGCGGCCGTCGAGGAGGGCATCGTCGCCGGTGGTGGCGTGGCCCTGCTGCAGACCACCAACGTCTTCGAGAAGCTGGAGCTCGAGGGTGACGAGGCGACCGGCGCCCAGGCCGTGAAGCTCGCGCTCGAGGCCCCGCTGAAGCAGATCGCCGTCAACGCCGGCCTCGAGGGCGGCGTCGTGGTGGAGAAGGTGCGCAACCTGACCCCGGGTCACGGCCTGAACGCCGCGACCGGCGAGTACGTCGACCTGGTCAAGGAAGGCATCATCGACCCGGCGAAGGTGACCCGCTCTGCCCTGCAGAACGCCGCCTCCATCGCCGCGCTCTTCCTCACCACCGAGGCCGTCATCGCCGACAAGCCGGAGAAGGCCGCGGCCCCGGCCGGCGGCGGCATGCCGGGCGGTGACATGGACTTCTGA
- a CDS encoding trans-aconitate 2-methyltransferase, whose protein sequence is MTKPSLVSSSELERSSVVANNTMNRERGLAGVNSYARELGFDPLARLAGRPAPSWLDLCSGEGRALREAAAGLPADAVLTGVDLVGPLVPAPAPPALEEVVGSVSSWAPVRTYDLITCVHGLHYVGDQLGLLARAASWLAPDGLLAAHFDPDSVRRPDGSAAGRAAVSALRTAGFRYSARHHRITLEGGRAVTLPLRYVGADPGAGPNYTGQPAVGSYYTSC, encoded by the coding sequence ATGACAAAGCCTTCGCTGGTCTCCTCGAGCGAGCTGGAGCGGTCCTCCGTGGTCGCCAACAACACGATGAACCGCGAACGCGGTCTCGCCGGGGTGAACAGCTACGCCCGTGAGCTGGGCTTCGATCCCCTCGCCCGGCTGGCGGGCCGCCCCGCCCCCTCGTGGCTGGACCTGTGCAGCGGTGAGGGCCGCGCCCTGCGCGAGGCGGCTGCCGGCCTCCCGGCCGACGCCGTGCTCACCGGCGTCGACCTGGTCGGCCCGCTCGTCCCCGCACCGGCTCCGCCCGCCCTGGAGGAGGTCGTCGGCTCCGTCTCGTCCTGGGCCCCGGTGCGGACGTACGACCTGATCACCTGCGTGCACGGTCTGCACTACGTCGGCGACCAGCTGGGTCTGCTGGCGCGTGCCGCCTCCTGGCTCGCCCCCGACGGGCTGCTGGCCGCGCACTTCGACCCGGATTCGGTCCGTCGGCCCGACGGCTCGGCGGCGGGACGGGCGGCCGTGTCGGCACTGCGGACGGCGGGGTTCCGCTACAGCGCCCGCCACCACCGGATCACTCTCGAAGGCGGACGGGCCGTGACCCTCCCCCTCCGCTACGTCGGCGCCGACCCCGGCGCCGGTCCCAACTACACGGGCCAGCCCGCGGTCGGCTCCTACTACACCTCCTGCTGA
- a CDS encoding NADH:flavin oxidoreductase, translating into MTVSTAESASRAARILSRPVSINGLTVPNRIVMAPMTRQFSPGGIPGEDVVSYYSRRAAAGVGLIVTEGTYVGHESAGQSDRVPRFHGEEQLAGWAKVAEAVHAAGGTIVPQLWHIGMVRKQGQPPYADAPAVGPSGIRTDGTEGAGKAMTQGDLDDVIGAFAEAAAAAERAGFDGVELHGAHGYLIDQFLWSGTNRRTDAYGGDPVARTRFAAEIVAAVREKISPDFPVLFRYSQWKQDAYDAKLAETPEELEAILTPLAAAGVDAFHASTRRYWLPEFEGSDLNLAGWTKKLTGKQAITVGSVGLDGDFIRGFMGEGSPVKGIDDLLDRLERDEFDMVAVGRALLQDPEWAAKVLGDRWAELKPYDAAALKTLS; encoded by the coding sequence GTGACCGTTTCCACCGCCGAGTCCGCGTCCCGCGCCGCCCGGATCCTGTCCCGCCCGGTCTCGATCAACGGCCTCACCGTTCCCAACCGCATCGTGATGGCGCCGATGACCCGCCAGTTCTCCCCGGGCGGCATCCCCGGCGAGGACGTCGTGTCGTACTACTCCCGCCGCGCCGCGGCCGGCGTCGGTCTCATCGTCACCGAGGGCACCTACGTGGGGCACGAGTCGGCCGGGCAGAGCGACCGTGTGCCGCGGTTCCACGGCGAGGAGCAGCTGGCGGGCTGGGCGAAGGTCGCCGAGGCCGTGCACGCGGCGGGCGGGACGATCGTGCCGCAGCTCTGGCACATCGGGATGGTGCGCAAGCAGGGCCAGCCGCCGTACGCCGACGCGCCCGCCGTCGGCCCTTCCGGCATCCGCACCGACGGCACCGAGGGAGCCGGCAAGGCGATGACCCAGGGCGACCTGGACGACGTCATCGGCGCGTTCGCCGAGGCGGCGGCCGCCGCGGAGCGCGCCGGCTTCGACGGCGTCGAGCTGCACGGCGCCCACGGCTACCTCATCGACCAGTTCCTGTGGTCCGGCACCAACCGCCGTACCGACGCCTACGGCGGCGACCCCGTCGCCCGTACGAGGTTCGCGGCCGAGATCGTGGCCGCCGTACGGGAGAAGATCTCGCCGGACTTCCCCGTGCTCTTCCGGTACTCGCAGTGGAAGCAGGACGCCTACGACGCGAAGCTCGCCGAGACCCCGGAGGAGCTGGAGGCCATCCTCACCCCGCTCGCCGCGGCCGGCGTCGACGCCTTCCACGCCTCCACGCGGCGCTACTGGCTCCCGGAGTTCGAGGGTTCCGACCTCAACCTCGCGGGCTGGACGAAGAAGCTCACCGGCAAGCAGGCCATCACCGTCGGCTCGGTCGGCCTCGACGGCGACTTCATCCGGGGCTTCATGGGCGAGGGTTCCCCGGTCAAGGGCATCGACGACCTCCTCGACCGTCTGGAGCGCGACGAGTTCGACATGGTGGCCGTCGGCCGCGCCCTCCTCCAGGACCCGGAGTGGGCGGCGAAGGTCCTCGGCGACCGCTGGGCGGAGCTGAAGCCGTACGACGCGGCTGCGCTGAAGACGCTGAGCTGA
- a CDS encoding carboxylesterase/lipase family protein codes for MTTAEPRESATEPVARTAAGAVRGSREDGLTVFRGIPYAEPPVGEARFQAPRPVGAWEGTRDAYAFGPPPPQETSFMGLTGRLEAPTGDDWLTVNVWTPEVDPAPFALRPVMVWIHGGAYKLGHSGSPGYDAQHIARAGDLVVVTLNYRLGVEGFARIEGAPANRGLLDQVAALEWVRDNIAAFGGDPGQVTVFGESAGAGSVAALLAMPSARGLFRRAIAQSVPGTYFSDELARDMAVAMAAEVGLRPTAADLSTVDPRELPSAGAALGAKMMTYADRWGQAAPTLTPFSPVVDGEVLPVTPWQALESGAARDIELVVGHNADEFRLFLALGDRLGKITEEQAAWALRLFAPGGGEAGERAYRAAFPQATPDWLFERVQSDWLFHMPSLHLAEAQVAGGGRAHVYELTWPAPGNGGGLGACHGLDIPLLFGTFTADLALLLFAGVAVSAEAEALSSRFRSSWTAFARTGDPGWPAYDGERRLVQVLDARPEVRAYPEEASRRLWEGYDFAPLPLLR; via the coding sequence ATGACGACAGCCGAGCCGCGTGAGTCCGCGACCGAACCCGTGGCCCGCACCGCTGCCGGAGCCGTGCGCGGGAGCCGGGAGGACGGTCTGACCGTCTTCCGCGGCATCCCGTACGCCGAACCCCCGGTGGGAGAGGCCCGCTTCCAGGCCCCGCGCCCCGTCGGGGCCTGGGAGGGCACCCGGGACGCGTACGCCTTCGGCCCGCCGCCCCCGCAGGAGACGTCCTTCATGGGTCTCACGGGCCGGCTGGAGGCACCTACCGGGGACGACTGGCTGACCGTCAACGTCTGGACGCCGGAGGTGGATCCGGCGCCTTTCGCCCTGCGCCCGGTGATGGTGTGGATCCACGGCGGCGCCTACAAGCTCGGCCACTCCGGGAGCCCCGGCTACGACGCGCAGCACATAGCCCGCGCCGGCGACCTGGTGGTGGTGACCCTGAACTACCGCCTGGGCGTGGAGGGTTTCGCCCGTATCGAGGGCGCCCCCGCCAACCGGGGGCTGCTCGACCAGGTCGCCGCGCTTGAGTGGGTGCGGGACAACATCGCGGCGTTCGGCGGCGATCCCGGCCAGGTCACCGTCTTCGGCGAGTCGGCGGGCGCGGGTTCGGTCGCGGCCCTGCTCGCCATGCCGAGCGCGAGGGGTCTCTTCCGGCGGGCGATCGCGCAGAGCGTGCCGGGCACGTACTTCTCCGACGAGCTGGCCCGGGACATGGCGGTGGCGATGGCCGCCGAGGTGGGCCTGCGCCCCACGGCCGCCGACCTGTCGACCGTGGACCCGCGCGAGCTGCCCTCGGCCGGGGCGGCCCTGGGCGCCAAGATGATGACGTACGCCGACAGATGGGGCCAGGCCGCCCCGACCCTCACCCCCTTCTCCCCGGTCGTCGACGGAGAGGTCCTGCCGGTGACTCCCTGGCAGGCGCTGGAGTCGGGCGCTGCCCGGGACATCGAACTGGTCGTCGGGCACAACGCCGACGAGTTCCGCCTGTTCCTGGCGCTCGGTGACCGACTCGGAAAGATCACGGAGGAGCAGGCGGCCTGGGCTCTGCGCCTGTTCGCCCCGGGCGGCGGTGAGGCGGGTGAACGCGCCTACCGTGCGGCATTTCCACAGGCCACGCCGGACTGGCTGTTCGAACGCGTCCAGTCGGACTGGCTGTTCCACATGCCGAGCCTGCACCTGGCCGAGGCGCAGGTCGCGGGCGGCGGCCGCGCCCATGTCTACGAACTGACCTGGCCGGCCCCGGGCAACGGCGGCGGCCTGGGCGCCTGCCACGGCCTGGACATCCCGCTGCTGTTCGGCACGTTCACGGCGGACCTCGCCCTGCTGCTGTTCGCGGGAGTTGCGGTGTCCGCGGAGGCCGAGGCGCTGTCGTCCCGTTTCCGGTCGTCCTGGACGGCGTTCGCGAGGACGGGCGACCCGGGCTGGCCGGCGTACGACGGGGAACGGCGGCTGGTGCAGGTGCTGGACGCGCGGCCGGAGGTGCGGGCCTATCCGGAGGAGGCCTCGCGGCGGCTGTGGGAGGGCTACGACTTCGCACCGCTCCCGCTGCTCCGCTGA
- a CDS encoding SRPBCC domain-containing protein yields MADILHRIGVVAPLDDVYNAVATPEGIAGWWTTDTTGKSEVGGRLAFRFGDLGGFDMEILELDPAGRVRWRVTDGPAEWIGTEIDWNLSRRDEYTIVLFKHEGWREPVEFMHHCSTKWATFLMSLKEFTETGHGRPAPDDVRIGDWH; encoded by the coding sequence ATGGCCGACATTCTGCATCGGATCGGCGTCGTCGCGCCCCTGGACGACGTCTACAACGCGGTCGCCACACCCGAGGGCATCGCCGGCTGGTGGACCACCGACACCACCGGCAAGAGCGAGGTCGGCGGCCGGCTGGCGTTCCGCTTCGGCGACCTCGGCGGCTTCGACATGGAGATCCTGGAGCTCGACCCCGCCGGCCGGGTGCGCTGGCGCGTCACGGACGGCCCCGCGGAGTGGATCGGGACCGAGATCGACTGGAACCTCAGCCGACGCGACGAGTACACGATCGTCCTGTTCAAGCACGAAGGCTGGCGCGAGCCCGTCGAGTTCATGCACCACTGCAGCACGAAGTGGGCGACCTTCCTGATGAGCCTCAAGGAGTTCACGGAAACCGGCCACGGCAGGCCGGCACCCGACGACGTGCGGATCGGCGACTGGCACTAG
- a CDS encoding ArsR/SmtB family transcription factor, with protein MSTPVDDELWSAIGDPTRRALIDLLLASGPGTATSLSAGLPVTRQAVSKHLAVLDRVGLVRAEPAGRERRYHVDEAQLARAAAQLAAVGATWDARLRRIKHIAEAIQRSRNNNGNEGA; from the coding sequence ATGAGCACGCCGGTCGACGACGAGTTGTGGTCGGCGATCGGCGACCCGACCCGGCGCGCCCTGATCGACCTGCTCCTCGCCTCCGGACCCGGAACGGCCACCTCCCTGAGCGCGGGCCTTCCGGTCACGCGGCAGGCCGTGTCGAAACACCTCGCCGTCCTCGACCGGGTGGGGCTGGTCCGCGCCGAACCGGCCGGCCGCGAGCGGCGCTACCACGTCGACGAGGCGCAACTCGCCCGCGCCGCCGCGCAACTGGCCGCGGTCGGCGCCACCTGGGACGCCCGGCTCCGCCGGATCAAGCACATCGCGGAGGCGATCCAACGAAGCCGCAACAACAACGGCAACGAAGGAGCATGA
- a CDS encoding SRPBCC domain-containing protein, with the protein MEYGSIERDIHVDASPEVVFEVISRPEHMREWWPDEARFEPTEGAPGELFWRDEATGETMTVALTVVEVEPPSRFSFRWCYTDGEKRGGDSLLVTFDLAPTEQGTLVRMTETGFREMGWEIAVLEEQYRDHESGWNHYIPRLGAYVARLVSAP; encoded by the coding sequence ATGGAGTACGGCAGCATCGAGCGCGACATCCACGTCGACGCATCCCCCGAGGTGGTCTTCGAGGTCATCAGCCGGCCGGAGCACATGCGGGAGTGGTGGCCGGACGAGGCCCGGTTCGAGCCCACCGAAGGAGCGCCCGGTGAGCTCTTCTGGCGCGACGAGGCGACCGGCGAGACCATGACCGTCGCGCTCACCGTCGTCGAGGTCGAGCCGCCGTCGCGGTTCTCGTTCCGGTGGTGCTACACGGACGGCGAGAAACGAGGCGGGGACTCGCTGCTGGTCACCTTCGACCTGGCGCCGACGGAGCAGGGCACCCTCGTGCGGATGACCGAGACCGGGTTCCGCGAGATGGGCTGGGAGATCGCCGTCCTCGAGGAGCAGTACCGCGATCACGAGAGCGGCTGGAACCACTACATCCCCCGGCTCGGCGCGTACGTCGCACGGCTGGTGTCGGCCCCATGA
- a CDS encoding isoprenyl transferase translates to MKALLSALEAVYVRRLARKLEGMPKPRHVAIMLDGNRRWARGAGHDDVREGYRVGGARVTDFLHWCTAAGIEHVTLWMLSDDNLHRPANELGPLLEIIEETVQRICTTDDPWEIEVIGALDLLPGTTARVLKEAAAGTAGRGGLKVDVAVGYGGRREIVDAVRSAFDKHLGAGGDPAELAANFDVEHITDNLYSPTGHDTDFIIRTSGEQRLSGFLLWQSAYAEVHFVDVLWPAFRQIDLLRALRSYAARDRRYGR, encoded by the coding sequence CTGAAAGCCCTGCTTTCGGCGTTGGAAGCGGTGTACGTGCGGCGTCTCGCCCGCAAGCTGGAGGGGATGCCGAAGCCGCGGCATGTGGCGATCATGCTCGACGGCAACCGCCGCTGGGCCAGGGGCGCGGGGCACGACGACGTGCGCGAGGGCTACCGCGTCGGCGGCGCCAGGGTCACCGACTTCCTGCACTGGTGCACCGCCGCCGGCATCGAGCACGTCACGCTGTGGATGCTGTCCGACGACAACCTCCACCGGCCCGCGAACGAACTCGGTCCCCTGCTGGAGATAATCGAGGAGACCGTGCAGCGCATCTGCACGACGGACGATCCCTGGGAGATCGAGGTCATCGGCGCGCTCGACCTCCTGCCCGGGACGACGGCACGCGTCCTGAAGGAGGCGGCCGCGGGCACCGCCGGCCGGGGCGGACTCAAGGTGGACGTCGCCGTGGGCTACGGCGGCCGTCGCGAGATCGTCGACGCGGTGAGGTCCGCCTTCGACAAGCACCTCGGAGCCGGCGGCGACCCGGCGGAGCTGGCGGCGAACTTCGACGTCGAGCACATCACGGACAACCTGTACTCACCGACCGGGCACGACACGGACTTCATCATCCGCACCTCCGGTGAGCAGCGCCTCTCCGGTTTCCTCCTGTGGCAGTCCGCCTACGCCGAGGTCCACTTCGTGGACGTCCTGTGGCCGGCCTTCCGCCAGATCGACCTGCTGCGGGCGCTGCGCTCGTACGCGGCCCGCGACCGCCGCTACGGCCGCTGA
- the murQ gene encoding N-acetylmuramic acid 6-phosphate etherase, with translation MTSISNPRGLRAELESLTTEAFRPDLADIDRLPTLDIARLMNGEDTSVPAAVARRLPQIAAAVDAIAERMARGGRLVYAGAGTAGRLGVLDASECPPTFNTDPSQVVGIVAGGPQAMVTSVEGAEDSKELARGDLDALALTADDTVVGVSASGRTPYAIGAVEHARARGALTVGLACNADSALAAAAEHGIEIVVGPELITGSTRLKAGTAQKLVLNMLSTITMIRLGKTYGNLMVDVRAANDKLRARSRRIVALATGAGDEEIEAALAATDGEVKHAILILLAGVDGPTAARLLQESGGRLRAALAAAPASPRST, from the coding sequence ATGACCTCCATCTCCAACCCCCGTGGTCTCCGTGCCGAGTTGGAATCGCTCACCACCGAGGCCTTCCGGCCGGACCTCGCCGACATCGACCGGCTGCCCACGCTCGACATCGCCCGCCTCATGAACGGCGAGGACACCTCCGTGCCCGCCGCCGTCGCCCGGCGGCTCCCGCAGATCGCCGCCGCCGTCGACGCCATCGCCGAACGCATGGCCCGGGGCGGGCGGCTCGTCTACGCGGGTGCCGGCACCGCCGGCCGGCTCGGTGTGCTGGACGCCTCCGAGTGTCCTCCCACGTTCAACACCGACCCGTCCCAGGTCGTCGGGATCGTCGCGGGCGGGCCGCAGGCCATGGTGACCTCCGTCGAGGGGGCCGAGGACTCGAAGGAGCTGGCGCGCGGCGACCTCGACGCGCTCGCGCTCACCGCCGACGACACGGTGGTCGGCGTCTCCGCCTCCGGGCGCACCCCGTACGCCATCGGTGCCGTCGAACACGCCCGCGCCCGGGGCGCGCTGACCGTGGGGCTGGCCTGCAACGCGGACAGCGCGCTCGCGGCCGCCGCCGAACACGGCATCGAGATCGTCGTCGGGCCGGAGCTGATCACCGGCTCGACCCGTCTCAAGGCCGGCACCGCGCAGAAGCTGGTGCTCAACATGCTGTCGACGATCACGATGATCCGGCTGGGCAAGACGTACGGGAACCTGATGGTCGACGTACGCGCCGCGAACGACAAGCTGCGGGCCCGCTCACGCCGTATCGTCGCGCTCGCGACGGGTGCCGGGGACGAGGAGATCGAGGCGGCGCTGGCGGCCACGGACGGCGAGGTGAAGCACGCGATCCTCATCCTCCTCGCCGGTGTGGACGGCCCGACGGCCGCCCGCCTGCTCCAGGAGTCCGGCGGCCGTCTGCGAGCCGCGCTGGCGGCTGCTCCCGCCTCTCCCCGATCCACTTGA
- a CDS encoding MurR/RpiR family transcriptional regulator has translation MNREVKEIFGSRGRGSGGGGSSANNPPAPAALAAKVRTLAPSMTRSMQRVAEAVASDPAGCAALTVTGLAELTGTSEATVVRTARILGYPGYRDLRLALAGLAAQQQSGRAPAITTDIAVDDPLADVVAKLAYDEQQTLADTAAGLDTVQLGAAVAAVAAARRVDVYGVGASGLVAQDLAQKLLRIGLMAHAHSDPHLAVTNAVQLRAGDVAVAITHSGSTGDVVEPLRVAFEHGATTVAITGRPDGRVAQYADQVLTTSTARESELRPAAMSSRTSQLLVVDCLFVGVAQRTYETAAPALAASYEALAHRHRR, from the coding sequence GTGAACCGGGAGGTGAAGGAAATTTTCGGAAGCAGAGGCAGGGGCAGCGGCGGAGGCGGTAGCTCCGCGAACAACCCGCCCGCGCCCGCCGCCCTCGCGGCCAAGGTGCGCACCCTCGCCCCCTCCATGACCCGCTCCATGCAGCGCGTCGCCGAAGCCGTCGCGAGCGACCCCGCCGGCTGCGCGGCCCTCACGGTCACCGGACTCGCCGAACTCACCGGCACCAGCGAGGCAACCGTCGTCCGGACGGCCCGGATCCTCGGCTACCCCGGCTACCGCGACCTGCGCCTGGCCCTCGCCGGGTTGGCCGCGCAGCAGCAGTCCGGGCGCGCGCCCGCCATCACGACGGACATCGCGGTCGACGATCCCCTCGCCGACGTCGTGGCCAAACTCGCCTACGACGAGCAGCAGACCCTCGCGGACACCGCGGCCGGGCTCGACACGGTGCAGCTCGGCGCGGCGGTCGCCGCGGTGGCGGCGGCCCGTCGTGTCGACGTGTACGGGGTCGGGGCCTCGGGGCTCGTCGCGCAGGACCTCGCCCAGAAGCTGCTGCGGATAGGGCTGATGGCCCATGCGCACAGCGACCCCCATCTCGCGGTGACGAACGCGGTGCAGCTGCGCGCGGGTGATGTCGCCGTCGCGATCACCCATTCGGGTTCGACCGGTGATGTGGTCGAGCCCTTGCGGGTGGCCTTCGAGCACGGCGCCACGACGGTCGCGATCACCGGGCGGCCGGACGGGCGCGTCGCCCAGTACGCCGATCAGGTGCTCACGACATCCACGGCCCGCGAGAGTGAACTGCGTCCGGCGGCGATGTCGTCGCGGACCAGTCAGTTGCTGGTGGTGGACTGTCTGTTCGTGGGGGTGGCCCAGCGGACGTACGAGACAGCGGCGCCCGCGCTCGCCGCCTCCTACGAGGCGCTGGCGCATCGGCACCGGCGTTAG
- a CDS encoding DUF4031 domain-containing protein — protein MTVYIDPPTWPGHGRMWSHLVSDASYDELHTFAEELGVPRRAFERDHYDIPAHRYADAVRAGAVEVSSREVVRLLTASGLRRPKGRRTA, from the coding sequence GTGACGGTCTACATCGACCCGCCCACCTGGCCGGGTCACGGCCGCATGTGGTCCCACCTCGTCAGCGACGCCTCCTACGACGAACTGCACACGTTCGCCGAGGAACTGGGCGTGCCCCGGCGGGCCTTCGAGCGCGACCACTACGACATTCCGGCGCACCGGTACGCGGATGCCGTGCGCGCGGGCGCGGTGGAGGTCAGCAGCCGCGAGGTGGTGCGGCTGCTGACGGCGTCCGGGCTGCGCCGGCCGAAAGGGCGCAGGACGGCCTGA
- a CDS encoding PPOX class F420-dependent oxidoreductase: protein MSFSDEEITYLRSHSLARLASLCAEEQPDVVPVALEFDGTHFWVGGPRAEVLRTRKFRNIAGGRRKVAFVVDDLDSIDPFVARGIRVYGEADGPVEREGMVGRGYYLRITPTVSWSWNLKGEPAGETWYDTRKAVHARPDAAR from the coding sequence ATGTCGTTCAGCGACGAGGAGATCACCTACCTGCGGTCGCACTCGCTGGCCCGGCTGGCCAGTCTCTGCGCGGAGGAGCAGCCGGACGTGGTTCCGGTCGCCCTCGAGTTCGACGGAACCCACTTCTGGGTGGGCGGCCCACGCGCGGAAGTCCTGCGGACCCGCAAGTTCCGCAACATCGCCGGCGGCCGCCGCAAGGTCGCCTTCGTCGTGGACGACCTCGACTCCATCGATCCGTTCGTCGCCCGCGGCATCCGCGTGTACGGCGAGGCGGACGGTCCCGTGGAGCGGGAGGGAATGGTCGGCCGGGGTTACTACCTGCGCATCACGCCCACGGTCTCCTGGAGTTGGAACCTGAAGGGCGAACCGGCCGGCGAGACCTGGTACGACACCCGGAAGGCCGTACACGCCCGGCCCGACGCCGCCCGGTGA